A single region of the Undibacterium piscinae genome encodes:
- a CDS encoding LysM peptidoglycan-binding domain-containing protein, which yields MSYKMNNYKRLQMSSLGRKLMSAAVASSFLLLPNAYATGLGRLTVLSALGQPLRAEIELTSPDKDEVASLVPKLASAEAFRQSSIDFNPALLSLRFAVESRGAGYVIRVSSTQAMNEPFVDLLLEMNSSNGRLLREYTFLLDPAELRNSQSAQVANPVSVTTSSSAVKTPAQEKSAVNASQTNGAPVTSRRVPAKVVEVAKEVKSASDYQIKRGDTLSKIAGEFKAGGVSLDQMLVGLYKANPQAFAGGNMNRLKSGQILSIPDADAVRASTAAESHSIVMAHAADFSSYRNRLAGQVSDAPAQKATDSKQAASGTITAKVKEVPTATSESLDKLKLSKALPGAAVKPGEGKASLEEDKLAKDKAVAEANARVKELEKNVGDLQKIS from the coding sequence ATGTCCTATAAAATGAATAACTATAAACGTTTACAAATGAGTTCACTAGGACGTAAATTGATGAGCGCGGCGGTAGCCTCGTCATTTTTATTATTGCCTAATGCCTATGCGACTGGCTTAGGACGGCTTACTGTACTGTCGGCATTGGGACAACCGCTCAGGGCTGAAATCGAACTTACTTCGCCAGATAAAGACGAAGTGGCTTCTTTGGTGCCAAAGTTGGCGTCGGCTGAAGCTTTTCGGCAATCAAGTATAGATTTTAATCCGGCACTGCTGTCGTTGAGGTTTGCTGTCGAGTCTCGTGGTGCCGGGTATGTGATACGCGTATCTTCGACTCAGGCAATGAATGAGCCTTTCGTTGATTTGCTGCTTGAAATGAACTCAAGTAATGGTAGATTGTTGCGCGAATACACATTTTTACTTGATCCCGCTGAGCTAAGAAATAGTCAGTCTGCACAAGTGGCGAATCCGGTCAGTGTTACGACTTCTAGTTCCGCTGTGAAAACTCCTGCGCAGGAAAAATCGGCCGTAAATGCAAGTCAAACTAATGGCGCTCCCGTCACGTCAAGGAGAGTGCCTGCTAAAGTCGTTGAGGTAGCGAAGGAAGTAAAGTCTGCATCTGACTATCAGATCAAACGTGGTGACACCCTGAGTAAAATTGCAGGTGAGTTTAAAGCTGGCGGAGTGTCCCTGGATCAAATGTTGGTAGGTTTGTACAAGGCTAACCCGCAAGCATTTGCGGGCGGCAATATGAATCGCTTGAAGTCTGGTCAGATTTTATCCATTCCGGATGCCGATGCCGTTCGTGCAAGTACAGCTGCTGAGTCGCATTCTATAGTGATGGCGCATGCCGCAGATTTTTCCTCCTATCGCAATAGATTGGCGGGGCAGGTGAGTGATGCTCCTGCACAGAAAGCAACGGATAGCAAGCAAGCCGCGAGTGGGACTATTACTGCAAAAGTCAAAGAGGTTCCTACTGCGACCAGCGAATCATTGGATAAATTGAAGTTGTCCAAGGCGCTTCCTGGTGCGGCAGTCAAGCCGGGCGAAGGTAAGGCATCTTTGGAGGAGGATAAACTTGCGAAAGATAAGGCAGTTGCCGAGGCAAATGCCCGAGTGAAAGAGTTAGAGAAAAACGTTGGTGATTTACAAAAAATTTCTTGA